The following are from one region of the Capsicum annuum cultivar UCD-10X-F1 chromosome 1, UCD10Xv1.1, whole genome shotgun sequence genome:
- the LOC107853199 gene encoding LOW QUALITY PROTEIN: syntaxin-22 (The sequence of the model RefSeq protein was modified relative to this genomic sequence to represent the inferred CDS: inserted 1 base in 1 codon), whose amino-acid sequence MSFQDLEAGRPLGPRKGYLNGKQDPTQAVASGIFQINTAVSTFQRLVNTLGTPKDTPELREKLHKTRVHIGQLVKDTSAKLKQASETDHRVEVSASKKITDAKLAKDFQAVLKEFQKAQRLAAERETAYTPFVAQAVLPSSYKASEIDVSTEKSQEQRALLVESRRQEVLLLDNEIAFNEAIIEEREQGIQEIQQQIGEVNEIFKDLAVLVHEQGAMIDDIGSNVENAHAATAQGRAQLAKAAKTQRSNSSLTCLXPGDFRNRAPHCDHSTCSLS is encoded by the exons atgaGTTTTCAAGATCTTGAAGCGGGTCGACCATTGGGGCCCCGAAAGGGCTATTTGAATGGGAAACAAGACCCGACTCAAGCTGTAGCTTCTGGAATATTCCAGATTAATACTGCTGTTTCCACGTTTCAAAGGCTGGTCAATACACTTGGAACTCCCAAAGATACACCTGAGCTACGTGAGAAGTT GCACAAGACGAGGGTGCACATTGGGCAGTTAGTGAAAGATACATCTGCAAAACTTAAGCAAGCCAGCGAAACAGATCATCGCGTCGAAGTCAGT GCTAGCAAGAAAATAACAGATGCTAAACTCGCTAAAGATTTTCAAGCAGTATTGAAGGAGTTTCAAAAGGCTCAGAGGCTTGCAGCCGAGAGAGAGACAGCATATACACCTTTTGTTGCTCAAGCAGTTCTTCCTTCTAG TTATAAAGCCAGTGAGATAGATGTTTCTACGGAAAAGAGTCAAGAACAGCGGGCTCTCCTTGTTGAATCAAGAAG ACAGGAGGTTTTACTTTTGGATAACGAGATTGCCTTTAATGAAGCAATTATCGAAGAAAGAGAACAGGGAATACAAGAAATACAGCAACAAATTGGTGAAGTAaatgaaattttcaaggacctTGCTGTGCTTGTTCATGAGCAAGGAGCTATGATTG ATGATATTGGTTCCAATGTTGAGAATGCCCATGCTGCGACTGCACAGGGAAGAGCGCAACTTGCTAAAGCTGCAAAGACCCAAAGATCAAATTCATCTCTG ACTTGCT CTCCTGGTGATTTTCGGAATCGTGCTCCTCATTGTGATCATAGTACTTGCAGCCTGAGCTGA